The genomic window GGAATATAACAAAACTGCTTGGGAAGAGCTTATCGACCGTGTTGAGCAAACTGGTGTTGTGAGTTTTCCCTAAAACACAGATTCTTATTCTTCCTTGTGGTTAGATTCTCTTTCACTTTGTCTGATATTAGTATACATTGTTGAAGAGACAGTTCTGGATGATTGTTGTGTAGGATGCTTTAGAAATCAACTTCTCGTGTCCTCATGGTATGCCAGAGCGCAGAATGGGTGCCGCTGTTGGACAAGATTGTGCGCTTCTCGACGAGGTTTGCGGATGGATTAATGCTAAAGCTACAGTTCCTGTATGGGCTAAGATGACTCCTAATATTACTGACATAACTGAGGTGTGACATCTAATTCTCTCAGCCTTTTTGCTTCCTGGTTTTTCAACCATTTTGTATAAAGCCTATCCttgtagaaaatgaaaaaaaaactttgatgcAAGTTTATTGAAAAGCTCCCTACTTAAAGCTGAGTTATTGttactctgttttgctctGCTTTGACCATGTCcgttttgctttttcttttgaatagcCTGCTAGGGTGTCACTAAAATCCGGATGTGAAGGAATTGCAGCGATCAATACAATCATGAGTGTAATGGGAATTGATATGAAGACGTTGCGTCCTGAGCCATGCGTTGAAGGGTTAGCTAGATAGCACTTTTATAATGTCAAACGTTTTGGCAAATCTTGTAATGGCATTACAAGAATAGCTAACGTTGATAGTGTTTTGCAGTTACTCCACTCCAGGGGGATACTCTTATAAGGCCGTTCGCCCAATTGCACTGGCAAAAGTTATGAACATTGCCAAAATGATGAAATCTGAGTTTAGTGAGGATCGCTCGCTTTCGGGTATTGGAGGAGTTGAAACTGGCTATGATGCCGCTGAATTCATTCTCCTTGGATCAAATACTGTACAGGTAACTAAACTCAACACTATCCtcactcttttgttttagacTTTATGCCTTGAGAGAAACTTAGTTTTACTGCTTTTTGTTGGAAGGTATGCACCGGTGTGATGATGCACGGCTATGGTCATGTGAAAACCCTTTGCGCTGAGCTGAAAGATTTCATGAAACAACACAACTTCTCTACAATAGAAGAGTTCAGAGGGTATGAACAACTTTCCTTTTAGACTtttatatcattcttttcGCTTGCTTGGTTGCTTGCTGAGCAAGTTCTTCGTGTTGTTTGTTGGCTTAGGCATTCGCTGCAGTACTTTACAACACACACAGATTTAGTTAAGAGACAGAAAGAAGCAGTTGAGCAGAGAAAAGCTGAGAAGAGAGGCTTGAAATCTGATAAAGATTGGACCGGGGATGGGTTCGTGAAGGAGACTGAGAGTATGGTTTCTAACTAAGTTAGTAGCCTGATGAAGTTATGACCACccaaatatttcaataaaGGTTCAGCAACTTCATTCACAACTCACATGCAAATTACGAAGGCTCTTTCTTTCAAATGTTTAAAATCAACTTCTTAAATCTCACTTGAAAagaaataactaaattttatgtttcttaattttcttctcGTTGTGTATTATTCATCTTGTATCCATCCATAGCAACCATTTCTTTGTTACTTCAAGTTGGCTTAAATTTTGGCCAATAATAATACCATAGACCTTCTCCATGAAGCAAGATGTTGCGGTAGTAACCTTTTATTAAGGTGTGATTTGGCTAAAGAAACTTGGTCTTATATCATTAAAATTAGATATTGAACAAAATCAAGTATGAGCTGATAGAACCAAGATTAGTAGGAAGCTAATCAAACAACTCTGGATACATTTACTAGGAAAATATGGTCATGCTTATTTTTATACGCATCATTTGAATCCGAAGAGGGGAAAAAGGCAACAAAACGGGCTTAATGAGAAATTGACTATggaagaaatatcaaaaagcCAAAAGTGGCCACGACTTTCTGCATCGCAATGATACCTATATTAGAAGCTACTTAAaaattttaacacaaaaaagaaaaacatttagtTTCCTCCTACCTTACCTACCTACGTTTACGTGATCATCAACAATTctatttttactaatttactCATTAATATATCTTCTAAAgtatacataaacaaacaaactgtacgaagaaattgaaatataaatatcaagGAAATTGGTAGCAGTTGTTGAGTTATTTCAATGATGCTGTGAAGTGGAAACATTTATTACGTAACGCATATCCGTTTTGTATATAAACTCTTATTTTTCGGCtgtatatataatctttttagaGATTTTCCGTGAGAAATAGATTAAATATTGTTGCCATAATAACCTGTAATCTCAGGAGAATCCTAACGGAAAAGAGAATATTAGACGATAGTATTATATGGAGTATTAATTACTTATTAACAATTCTAGGAGATAATATCAGCACacaacaataaaagaaattactaatttactGGAATCATGTATTCACCGTAATTATTTAaggagaggaaaaaaaaaatacaagctCTTTCTCTATAAACACACACTCTCAGGAGAGAAGTTGTATTGATCGTCTTCTCTTTCCCTAAACACACTGATTATTTTCTCTCCGACGCCGCCATGTCTCTGCTCTCAGATCTCGTTAACCTCAACCTCACCGATGCCACCGGGAAAATCATCGCCGAATACATATGGTTCGATCTCgcttctctctgtttcactTTAACCACAAGTGTCATGTATCGTTCTTTCTTCATATTGCTGCGATCCAAAAGtttatctcttttgttatATTGATCTTTTTGCGAGTTTGGGTATGAACATGATTCATTTCATGGAGTGTTTCGTTGTCCTGCTTTGAATTAATACGTGTGTTAAAAACATAAAgcttgtctcttttttttgtcttcttgtagtttttttgagtttttttgtatgattgTTGAATAAACAGGATCGGTGGATCTGGAATGGATATCAGAAGCAAAGCCAGGGtatttgatttataaatcTCCCTCAtgtgtttatttttcatcctctgttttctgatttgtttttgaatgaTACAGACACTACCAGGACCAGTGACTGATCCATCAAAGCTTCCCAAGTGGAACTACGACGGATCCAGCACCGGTCAGGCTGCTGGAGAAGACAGTGAAGTCATTCTATAGTACTATGCTCATCCCTCATCTCTATTTATCTATTTGTTGTCTCTATATGAAGTAATTCATATCTTAATCTTGGTCttgctttgtttgttaattaaataaaagccCTCAGGCAATATTCAAGGATCCCTTCAGGAAAGGCAACAACATCCTGGTGGGTTTATTTGATATGATTAGTGTGACAGATTCAACTTGGATATAAATCAGATTATTGATTATTGTGAGATATGCAGGTGATGTGTGATGCTTACACACCAGCTGGTGATCCTATTCCAACCAACAA from Arabidopsis thaliana chromosome 3, partial sequence includes these protein-coding regions:
- the PYD1 gene encoding pyrimidine 1 (pyrimidine 1 (PYD1); FUNCTIONS IN: oxidoreductase activity, acting on the CH-CH group of donors, dihydropyrimidine dehydrogenase (NADP+) activity; INVOLVED IN: 'de novo' pyrimidine base biosynthetic process, uracil catabolic process, cellular response to nitrogen levels; LOCATED IN: chloroplast, plastid; EXPRESSED IN: 23 plant structures; EXPRESSED DURING: 13 growth stages; CONTAINS InterPro DOMAIN/s: Aldolase-type TIM barrel (InterPro:IPR013785), Dihydroorotate dehydrogenase, class 1/ 2 (InterPro:IPR012135), Dihydroorotate dehydrogenase, class 1, core (InterPro:IPR005720); Has 5953 Blast hits to 5953 proteins in 1914 species: Archae - 176; Bacteria - 4342; Metazoa - 263; Fungi - 99; Plants - 89; Viruses - 0; Other Eukaryotes - 984 (source: NCBI BLink).) encodes the protein MASMSFALNRFSGLSSKTTLSADFDPSSRRSFLPPTRVGLKISSAAESEPDLSVTVNGLKMPNPFVIGSGPPGTNYTVMKRAFDEGWGAVIAKTVSLDASKVINVTPRYARLRTGSNGSAKTDVIGWQNIELISDRPLETMLKEFERLKKEYPDRILIASVMEEYNKTAWEELIDRVEQTGVDALEINFSCPHGMPERRMGAAVGQDCALLDEVCGWINAKATVPVWAKMTPNITDITEPARVSLKSGCEGIAAINTIMSVMGIDMKTLRPEPCVEGYSTPGGYSYKAVRPIALAKVMNIAKMMKSEFSEDRSLSGIGGVETGYDAAEFILLGSNTVQVCTGVMMHGYGHVKTLCAELKDFMKQHNFSTIEEFRGHSLQYFTTHTDLVKRQKEAVEQRKAEKRGLKSDKDWTGDGFVKETESMVSN